CTCCGGCGTGTTCTCGGGGCGGTGGTGGTTGCCGCCGTCGGGGTGATCGTGCGCGGCGGAGGACCCGTTCGGCAGCGCGAACAGGGAATCGTCCACCAGATCGGCGGTGGCCTGGGCGACGGAGACCGGGGTCTTGTCTCCGTAGTGCACCCGGCGCCGGTCCTTGGTGCGGCGCAGCCTGCTTTCCAGCTTCGCGGTCACCGATTCGAGTGCGGCATAGAAGCTGTCGGCGCACGCCTCGGCGCGCACGATGGGGCCCTTACCGCGTGCGGTGATCTCGACGCGCTGACAACTCTTGCGCTGCCTACGGTTTCGCTCGTGGAAGAGTTCGACGTCGAAGATGAAGATCGACGGGTCGAAGCGTTCGAGCCTGGAGAGTTTCTCCGCGACATAGATTCGGAAGTGATCCGGAACCTCGACATTGCGACCTTTGACCACGACGTCCGCACGGGGCGTCCTGGCTCGATCCGCAATGGGTTGCTCGGTCACGTCCACGGTGCGATCGTCCAGCACCGAAGGATCAGCATCTTGCACTGAAGGTCGTGAAGAAGTCGTCACGCGTACCTCCCGGATATGGCCGCACAGGCGAACTGCGTGCGGCGGGATGAGCCGTGCCGATCGAGAATCTCT
This genomic stretch from Nocardia brasiliensis ATCC 700358 harbors:
- the hpf gene encoding ribosome hibernation-promoting factor, HPF/YfiA family: MTTSSRPSVQDADPSVLDDRTVDVTEQPIADRARTPRADVVVKGRNVEVPDHFRIYVAEKLSRLERFDPSIFIFDVELFHERNRRQRKSCQRVEITARGKGPIVRAEACADSFYAALESVTAKLESRLRRTKDRRRVHYGDKTPVSVAQATADLVDDSLFALPNGSSAAHDHPDGGNHHRPENTPENPDYAAGPGHIVRTKVHTATPMSVDDALYQMELVGHDFFLFQDRETDRPSVVYRRHAFDYGLIRLA